One Leptolyngbya sp. 'hensonii' genomic region harbors:
- a CDS encoding alpha/beta fold hydrolase codes for MATPSILPTPEQIQQAQQAISAYVQEIDANPERRDGAYPYALFHEAGQPIFGTVLMFHGFSAKPHQMWRLADYLFQNGFNVYQVTLAGHASINPGKNWPQVDLRPEIADPLKQKIQADPVLQNYLNNQMANPQSGQNPSYMQRIALMHRLLKIEPRLLDIKQAIEKSDDPDFDRYFISSHMNYLIEARRCLEQLASIPGPVYTVGLSVGGATALGLAADQPDRIQRTVAYAPLLKVYGEENRQYVNLAGPLDIKEVGWDPNLQFPLGAFTAADRFGSAFVLKWDNVEILSRIPTFLVLTENEDAADIETNKQFFKSIGGDSKGHRHYLYPTSDLVPHPMVDPTEVSQNMSNRFWQSLYQETYRFLTTGDIDPANLGNVEQNPELPIVPSVTP; via the coding sequence ATGGCAACTCCAAGCATCCTACCCACTCCAGAACAGATTCAGCAGGCCCAGCAGGCAATCTCCGCCTACGTGCAGGAAATTGATGCCAATCCTGAGCGTCGGGATGGGGCCTACCCTTACGCCCTCTTCCACGAGGCTGGACAACCCATTTTCGGAACTGTCCTGATGTTCCATGGGTTCAGTGCGAAGCCGCATCAAATGTGGCGACTGGCAGACTATCTCTTTCAGAATGGGTTCAATGTCTATCAGGTCACTCTGGCCGGTCATGCCTCTATTAACCCAGGCAAAAACTGGCCCCAGGTGGATCTGCGCCCTGAGATTGCAGACCCTCTGAAGCAGAAGATCCAGGCTGATCCGGTCCTGCAAAATTATCTGAACAACCAGATGGCCAATCCCCAGAGTGGCCAGAACCCCAGCTACATGCAGCGTATCGCCCTGATGCATCGGCTGCTGAAAATTGAGCCGCGTCTTCTGGATATTAAGCAAGCGATCGAAAAAAGTGATGATCCTGACTTCGATCGCTATTTCATCTCGTCCCACATGAACTATCTGATCGAGGCCCGCCGTTGTCTGGAACAACTGGCATCGATCCCCGGCCCCGTGTATACGGTTGGCCTTTCCGTGGGAGGGGCGACGGCCCTGGGTCTGGCGGCTGACCAGCCCGATCGGATTCAGAGAACGGTTGCTTATGCGCCGTTACTCAAAGTCTATGGTGAAGAAAATAGGCAATATGTGAATTTAGCGGGTCCTTTGGATATTAAGGAAGTGGGTTGGGATCCCAACCTGCAGTTTCCGCTGGGAGCCTTTACGGCTGCCGATCGCTTTGGCAGTGCTTTCGTGCTCAAGTGGGACAATGTGGAGATCCTGAGCCGGATTCCCACCTTTCTGGTGCTGACGGAAAATGAAGATGCTGCAGATATTGAGACCAATAAGCAGTTTTTCAAATCCATTGGGGGCGATTCTAAAGGCCATCGCCACTACCTCTATCCAACATCTGATCTGGTTCCCCATCCCATGGTGGATCCGACTGAGGTCAGCCAGAATATGAGTAACCGCTTTTGGCAGAGTCTTTACCAGGAAACATATCGCTTCCTGACGACCGGAGACATTGATCCGGCCAATTTGGGTAATGTTGAGCAGAACCCAGAACTGCCGATCGTGCCCTCCGTAACTCCATAA
- a CDS encoding pentapeptide repeat-containing protein, with protein sequence MANYQHLVLLKQDVARWNRWRRDNPGVQVDLIGVDLSGLHLRWADLREASLLGAVLEQANLTGVDLRWADLTDANLKGADLRGANLCFANLRGANLAQANLRAADLREAELQDTNLDQADLTGATLPRSPQSSDPLSTSEAQVPVNPHQTQEHPLANPAQSVLSANSSGAELVSPIVTTEPERERLAQEETLEIPADKLKSLIESARAHSHKMQAQQTSSASLGSPAGQPASSVAEPVYDTLEEWLQE encoded by the coding sequence ATGGCAAACTATCAACATCTGGTTCTCCTGAAACAGGATGTAGCCCGATGGAACAGATGGAGACGTGACAATCCTGGGGTCCAAGTGGATCTGATCGGTGTTGACCTGAGCGGGCTTCACTTGCGGTGGGCTGATTTACGCGAGGCCAGTTTATTGGGGGCGGTCCTGGAGCAAGCCAATCTGACCGGCGTTGACCTCAGATGGGCTGATCTCACAGATGCCAACCTGAAAGGAGCAGATCTGCGGGGGGCTAACTTGTGCTTTGCCAATTTGAGGGGGGCAAACCTGGCCCAAGCAAACCTGAGGGCTGCGGACCTGCGCGAAGCAGAATTGCAAGATACGAATCTTGATCAAGCAGACCTGACTGGAGCCACCCTCCCCCGATCTCCCCAATCTTCAGACCCCCTCTCTACATCAGAAGCGCAGGTGCCCGTGAATCCACACCAAACCCAAGAACACCCCCTGGCCAACCCAGCTCAATCGGTTCTCTCTGCCAACTCATCTGGGGCCGAACTCGTTTCCCCGATCGTCACAACGGAGCCAGAACGAGAACGTCTTGCCCAAGAGGAAACCCTGGAAATCCCAGCAGACAAACTCAAAAGTCTGATTGAGTCTGCTCGAGCCCACAGTCATAAGATGCAGGCTCAGCAAACATCCTCTGCATCCCTGGGATCACCCGCAGGCCAGCCTGCCAGCTCCGTGGCAGAGCCCGTCTACGATACCCTGGAAGAATGGCTGCAGGAGTAA
- a CDS encoding beta-galactosidase produces MVDGCDRPRRLGTTFSPLQCYYLGIDYQQAFSAICSLGWDVIRLCGYWFEIEPVADRYNFTVLDWLLEESQRYPVDIVLTVGMKAPRWPEYHFPDWVKQAAKTDQTSRPLDHDRTIADRTLNFTTTLLQHARQRPNLKYWQVENEPAIRQPITSGRWLSPEFVRQETDLVRSLSLPGQKILLTTAIGMPFALSPADDRAFRQSLEQADAVGINVYTKIGLGLGLYLQPSPLYWYRLQTWQQAMAQQGREAWIAEAQAEPWERKKLVAIDRSNYPSASPHRTQKLVSKLAHMGYETVMLWGCEYWYWQWLRGHQAWWNGVRNLLRGEPVNRRLP; encoded by the coding sequence ATGGTTGATGGCTGCGATCGTCCCCGACGCCTGGGCACAACCTTCAGTCCCCTGCAATGCTATTACCTGGGCATTGACTACCAGCAGGCTTTTTCTGCCATCTGTTCCCTCGGATGGGATGTGATCCGATTGTGCGGCTACTGGTTTGAGATTGAACCCGTGGCCGATCGATACAATTTCACCGTGCTGGACTGGCTCCTGGAGGAAAGTCAGCGCTATCCAGTTGACATTGTGCTCACTGTTGGCATGAAGGCCCCTCGGTGGCCAGAATATCACTTCCCAGACTGGGTGAAGCAGGCAGCCAAGACAGACCAGACTTCCCGCCCCCTGGACCACGATCGAACCATCGCCGATCGCACCCTGAATTTCACAACTACCCTCCTGCAGCATGCCCGTCAGAGGCCAAACCTGAAATACTGGCAGGTGGAAAATGAACCGGCCATTCGCCAGCCGATTACCTCCGGACGATGGCTCAGTCCGGAGTTTGTGCGCCAGGAAACTGACCTAGTCCGGAGCCTGAGCCTGCCTGGGCAAAAAATTCTCCTCACTACCGCGATTGGGATGCCCTTCGCCCTCTCCCCTGCAGACGATCGGGCCTTTCGCCAGAGTCTGGAACAGGCGGATGCGGTGGGAATTAACGTCTATACCAAGATTGGCCTGGGCCTGGGCCTCTATCTGCAGCCCTCTCCCCTATACTGGTACCGCCTGCAGACCTGGCAGCAGGCTATGGCCCAACAGGGTCGGGAAGCCTGGATTGCGGAAGCTCAGGCTGAGCCCTGGGAGAGAAAAAAACTGGTGGCGATCGATCGCAGCAATTATCCCAGTGCTTCCCCCCATCGGACGCAAAAGCTGGTCTCCAAACTGGCCCATATGGGCTATGAGACAGTGATGCTCTGGGGGTGTGAATACTGGTACTGGCAGTGGTTACGGGGGCACCAGGCTTGGTGGAATGGAGTACGGAACCTTCTGAGAGGAGAACCAGTTAATCGCCGCCTTCCATAA
- a CDS encoding glycosyltransferase: MRQPHFYLLFPNIFGFMGGIQVYSAFLLQALQELYPEGQYDVFLKYDQSNQVNVQNLEFLPQTKFHYFGHHHGDPNPGRRYTQAFLAAAKIVGLALHQRPTLILTTHFDLYSIAFHGCSLLTGVPYWVVLHGLEAWNITNPLLKSALQSADRIVSVSTYTRDRTLQQLPTNPGNMVVLPNTFEADRFHIGPKPSYLLERYHLTPDQPVIFTLTRLGRGTSYKGYRQIIQALLQIRQHLPNVHYILAGKGDNRSAIEAMIQELGLQDYVTLPGFIAETELADHFNLCDVFAMPSKGEGFGIVYLQALACGKPVLAGNQDGAVDPLNQGELGCLVNPDDVDAIADNLIQILQGNFSNPLIYQPEILRLKTVEQFGFPRFRQNLADLLGAAGLVLP; this comes from the coding sequence ATGCGCCAACCTCACTTTTATCTGCTATTTCCCAATATTTTTGGGTTCATGGGTGGCATTCAAGTCTATTCTGCATTCCTGCTTCAGGCTCTCCAGGAGCTTTATCCAGAAGGTCAGTATGACGTTTTTCTTAAGTACGATCAGTCCAATCAGGTCAACGTCCAAAATCTAGAATTCCTTCCCCAGACAAAATTTCACTATTTTGGTCACCACCATGGGGATCCCAATCCGGGAAGACGTTACACCCAGGCTTTTCTGGCCGCCGCCAAAATTGTGGGTCTTGCTCTCCACCAGCGTCCCACCCTGATTTTGACCACTCATTTTGATCTGTACAGTATTGCTTTTCACGGGTGCAGTCTTCTCACAGGTGTCCCTTACTGGGTTGTGCTTCACGGACTGGAAGCCTGGAATATCACCAATCCCTTGCTAAAATCTGCCCTTCAGAGCGCCGATCGGATAGTTTCGGTGAGCACCTATACCCGCGATCGTACCCTCCAACAGCTCCCTACCAATCCTGGGAACATGGTGGTTTTACCCAACACTTTTGAAGCGGATCGATTCCATATCGGTCCCAAGCCATCCTACTTATTAGAGCGCTATCATTTGACACCCGATCAACCTGTGATCTTCACCTTAACCCGGCTAGGTCGAGGAACCAGCTACAAAGGTTACCGGCAAATCATCCAGGCACTCCTCCAGATTCGACAGCATCTGCCCAATGTGCATTACATCCTGGCTGGCAAAGGGGACAATCGATCCGCCATCGAAGCAATGATTCAGGAACTGGGTTTACAGGATTACGTCACCTTGCCAGGCTTTATTGCGGAAACAGAGCTAGCAGATCATTTCAATCTTTGCGATGTCTTTGCCATGCCCAGTAAGGGAGAGGGTTTTGGAATCGTTTATCTGCAAGCCCTGGCCTGTGGCAAGCCAGTTCTAGCTGGCAATCAGGATGGTGCCGTTGATCCCTTGAATCAGGGGGAGCTCGGCTGTTTAGTGAACCCAGACGATGTGGATGCGATCGCGGACAATCTCATTCAAATTTTGCAGGGCAACTTCTCCAATCCACTGATTTATCAGCCCGAGATCCTGCGTCTAAAAACAGTTGAGCAGTTCGGTTTTCCCAGATTTCGTCAAAATCTAGCTGATTTGTTAGGGGCTGCCGGATTGGTGCTCCCATAA
- a CDS encoding DUF6439 family protein, which produces MSSSTSPSFTGLNPAQKSDLQAYTALELAQALLGQLSITDQDWHRLKANRQARASEQVAAAIVFLLKEQPEEAMPRLQQAIGWLDRSLSAPPCPTHGHGKSHEKP; this is translated from the coding sequence ATGTCCAGTTCTACATCCCCATCCTTCACAGGGTTGAATCCAGCTCAGAAGTCTGATTTACAGGCTTACACAGCTCTGGAGCTGGCTCAAGCCCTTTTAGGTCAACTGAGTATTACCGATCAAGATTGGCATCGCTTAAAAGCCAATCGTCAGGCACGGGCCAGTGAGCAGGTGGCAGCGGCGATCGTCTTCTTGCTGAAAGAGCAACCAGAAGAAGCCATGCCTCGCCTGCAACAGGCGATCGGATGGCTGGATCGATCGCTATCAGCCCCCCCTTGCCCTACCCATGGCCATGGCAAATCCCACGAAAAACCTTAA
- the nblB gene encoding phycobilisome degradation protein NblB: MSINPESVQELLASADFSDRMRGINQLRQLDPGIAFELIQSVVNDSHVRVRYAAISQLASLGTQNPQQSMTILRDRLLNEPEPDVQAAAADSIGALKLTDAFPDLEHLYQTTPEWLVKFSIVAALGELGDLRSLPLLEDALKSESDLLMTAAIGSLGELGDVHAVSLLIPLASHPDWQIRHRVAKALGQLGCPDEAREALQRLAQDEFEQVANEAQASLTL, from the coding sequence ATGAGTATTAATCCTGAATCGGTGCAAGAGCTTTTAGCATCTGCAGACTTTAGCGATCGGATGCGGGGTATCAACCAGCTCCGCCAGCTTGACCCTGGAATTGCTTTCGAGCTCATTCAAAGTGTGGTGAACGATAGTCATGTCCGAGTCCGATATGCTGCCATCAGTCAATTGGCCAGCCTGGGTACACAAAATCCGCAACAGTCAATGACCATTCTCCGAGATCGTCTGTTAAACGAGCCAGAACCAGACGTTCAGGCGGCAGCAGCCGATTCGATCGGAGCCCTAAAACTCACAGATGCTTTCCCAGATCTGGAGCATCTTTATCAAACCACTCCAGAATGGCTGGTTAAATTCAGTATTGTTGCTGCCCTGGGAGAACTCGGTGATCTTCGCTCTTTACCTTTACTCGAAGATGCACTGAAGTCAGAGAGTGATTTACTCATGACTGCCGCTATTGGATCTCTGGGAGAACTCGGCGATGTCCATGCCGTTTCCCTGCTCATTCCTTTAGCTTCCCATCCAGACTGGCAAATCCGCCACAGAGTCGCCAAAGCCCTGGGTCAGTTAGGCTGCCCTGATGAAGCGAGAGAAGCCCTACAACGCCTAGCCCAGGATGAATTTGAACAGGTAGCCAATGAAGCCCAGGCCAGCCTGACCCTATAA
- a CDS encoding helix-turn-helix transcriptional regulator → MQQSSLQEVVLTFAEIESLLGGTLPDSARRNRGWWSNRNQGALQAMAWMTAGYLVEDIDFEQEQVTFRKPTIDYEIRRVGDTVLWNGLMVRALRRHMNLTQAQFAQQLGVRQQTVSEWEKGVYAPTRATSKHLSLVADQARFQYDRSES, encoded by the coding sequence TTGCAGCAAAGTTCTCTGCAGGAGGTCGTCCTGACCTTTGCCGAGATTGAATCCCTTTTAGGGGGCACCTTGCCCGATTCTGCCCGTCGAAATCGGGGTTGGTGGAGCAATCGCAATCAGGGTGCCTTGCAGGCAATGGCCTGGATGACAGCAGGCTACCTAGTAGAAGACATAGATTTTGAGCAGGAACAGGTGACCTTTCGCAAGCCCACGATCGACTATGAGATTAGGCGGGTAGGGGATACAGTCCTCTGGAATGGGCTCATGGTCCGCGCCCTGCGCCGTCACATGAATCTGACCCAGGCTCAATTCGCCCAGCAACTCGGGGTCCGCCAGCAAACCGTCAGCGAATGGGAGAAAGGGGTTTATGCTCCCACCCGTGCCACATCCAAGCACCTCTCGTTGGTCGCTGACCAGGCCCGGTTTCAGTACGATCGCAGCGAGAGTTAA
- a CDS encoding PEP-CTERM sorting domain-containing protein encodes MNFKRLTVLAAAISVGLMATPAQAAFLGTDTVDTTTTDIKDISTKPFPFVSSTFSFGADTQVNFTVVFSKGMNQNHVGFWEGNTFTSLFTESQGSDPGSSNANDWLGTCPTSIQPCSKSVIFKAGKTYKLGLSTDIVGQDSFAVSDQGQFQYSVKSDQQNPEVFNTVSDPNAWFIGFEDGGFKAKGDGNFYYDYQDWIIKATVPEPTMLVGLGAMAGLLAASRRRKAERA; translated from the coding sequence ATGAATTTTAAGCGATTGACTGTACTTGCTGCTGCCATTAGCGTTGGTTTGATGGCTACTCCCGCGCAAGCCGCTTTTCTGGGTACGGATACAGTAGATACCACAACGACCGACATCAAAGACATTAGCACTAAGCCATTCCCCTTCGTATCCAGCACTTTCTCATTTGGTGCCGATACGCAAGTCAACTTCACCGTTGTCTTCAGCAAAGGAATGAACCAAAACCATGTTGGTTTTTGGGAAGGCAATACCTTTACTTCTCTGTTTACAGAAAGCCAGGGTTCTGATCCGGGTTCAAGCAATGCTAACGACTGGTTAGGCACCTGCCCCACCTCCATTCAGCCCTGCTCTAAGAGCGTGATCTTCAAAGCTGGTAAGACTTACAAGTTAGGGTTAAGTACCGATATTGTCGGACAGGATTCCTTTGCTGTCTCTGACCAGGGCCAGTTCCAGTATTCTGTAAAGTCTGACCAACAAAATCCTGAAGTTTTCAACACAGTGTCTGATCCCAATGCCTGGTTCATTGGTTTTGAAGATGGTGGTTTCAAAGCTAAAGGGGATGGCAATTTCTACTACGACTATCAAGACTGGATTATCAAAGCGACCGTTCCCGAACCAACCATGTTGGTCGGCCTGGGTGCTATGGCCGGTCTCCTTGCTGCCTCTCGCCGTCGGAAGGCAGAGCGGGCGTAA
- a CDS encoding ATP-binding protein, with amino-acid sequence MLLAEVPVQWKAELRLGLQEALVNAAKHGNALDPTKTVVVRFSVVENDYWWIISDQGSGFAPPSNEGETCRCVPGESGECGRGLYILHQIFDQVQWNSQGTELRLRKQVSTRQKAPLIC; translated from the coding sequence TTGCTGCTAGCTGAAGTTCCAGTCCAGTGGAAAGCTGAATTGCGGCTTGGCTTACAGGAGGCTTTAGTTAACGCAGCGAAACACGGTAACGCTCTCGACCCCACTAAAACAGTGGTGGTTCGCTTCTCAGTCGTTGAAAATGACTACTGGTGGATTATTTCAGACCAGGGTTCTGGCTTTGCTCCTCCCAGCAACGAGGGAGAGACCTGTAGATGTGTTCCAGGTGAGAGCGGGGAGTGCGGTCGCGGTCTTTACATTCTGCACCAGATCTTTGACCAAGTGCAGTGGAATTCCCAGGGAACAGAACTGCGGTTACGTAAGCAGGTCAGCACTCGCCAAAAAGCTCCCCTCATTTGTTGA
- a CDS encoding glycosyltransferase, with protein sequence MKRWTTDIDKLVFTHVVLIGVPTLFCYCLRLSGSDLLNWHLAIATIYLLSSVITIVESTNALFLRFATNEKRFIEGRVEQFLQLFKVALGVSGAKRPQPRQPLPKCSFVVVAYLPNEQDIILETLKHILVKVQRPPAGLELILAYNTPVDLPIEDDLRLLAEFHPELRLLKVEGSRSKAENLNAALEAVTGEITCILDADHQPCPDCFVRAWRWLERDYDVVQGRNVIRNHPYNFLTETIAIEFESLYGVSHAAKSFLSDTSIFGGSNGYWRTTVLRRIRFNPTMLTEDIDASLRTLLSGYRILHDRSIIATELAPTDLSAFWFQRKRWAHGWLEVSLRYQLRVLQSRRFTLWQKIYWTYLLLTTASFTLVSLQILPIILSSFLFQGTIASANNTYLWFSTAITFLSGVYQALVTMKIAYIRYPLRYFFQYSLFVFFYTVLKNIISVVAVYDYLHGHSEWVVTPRKRREFVSRPRQRSAALASGSSRLTSTKS encoded by the coding sequence GTGAAGAGATGGACGACCGATATAGACAAGCTAGTTTTTACCCATGTTGTGCTCATCGGGGTTCCTACACTTTTTTGCTATTGCCTGCGCTTGAGCGGTTCTGATCTGCTGAACTGGCATCTTGCGATCGCAACCATCTATCTCCTGAGTTCCGTCATTACGATTGTCGAGAGTACGAATGCTCTATTTCTGCGATTCGCGACGAACGAAAAACGGTTCATTGAGGGCAGGGTTGAACAATTTTTGCAACTATTTAAAGTGGCTCTAGGGGTGAGTGGGGCAAAACGTCCCCAGCCCAGGCAACCGCTACCGAAGTGCTCCTTTGTGGTCGTAGCCTATCTTCCCAATGAGCAAGACATCATCCTTGAGACGCTCAAACATATTCTGGTCAAAGTTCAGCGGCCACCAGCGGGCCTGGAGTTGATCCTGGCCTACAACACACCTGTGGATTTACCCATTGAGGATGACCTGCGTTTGCTGGCAGAGTTCCATCCAGAGTTGCGGCTGTTGAAGGTAGAGGGAAGTCGCTCCAAAGCAGAAAACCTCAATGCTGCCTTGGAGGCTGTTACGGGTGAGATTACCTGTATCCTGGATGCAGATCATCAACCCTGTCCAGATTGTTTTGTCCGGGCCTGGCGCTGGTTAGAGCGAGATTATGATGTGGTCCAGGGACGCAATGTCATCCGCAACCATCCCTATAATTTTCTGACTGAAACGATCGCCATTGAATTTGAATCTCTCTACGGGGTCAGCCACGCCGCCAAATCGTTCCTCTCTGATACCAGTATTTTTGGTGGGTCCAATGGCTACTGGCGCACGACTGTTTTAAGACGCATCCGGTTCAACCCCACGATGTTGACGGAGGATATTGATGCCTCCCTGCGCACCCTGCTCAGTGGTTACCGGATTCTGCACGATCGCAGCATTATTGCGACAGAACTCGCTCCCACGGATCTGTCGGCTTTCTGGTTTCAGCGCAAGCGCTGGGCCCATGGCTGGTTAGAAGTCAGTCTACGCTACCAGTTGCGCGTGTTGCAGTCCCGTCGATTCACCCTTTGGCAGAAGATTTATTGGACCTATTTGCTCCTGACCACTGCCAGTTTTACCCTGGTTTCCCTGCAGATCCTGCCGATTATTCTCAGTTCATTTTTGTTCCAGGGAACGATTGCTTCTGCGAACAATACGTACCTCTGGTTTAGTACGGCAATTACGTTTTTGAGTGGAGTTTACCAGGCTCTCGTGACGATGAAAATTGCCTATATCCGTTATCCTCTCCGATATTTTTTCCAGTACAGCCTCTTCGTGTTCTTTTACACGGTGCTGAAAAACATTATTTCTGTGGTGGCGGTCTATGACTATCTGCACGGACATAGTGAGTGGGTGGTGACCCCACGCAAGCGGCGGGAGTTTGTCAGTCGGCCCCGGCAGCGATCGGCAGCCCTGGCATCCGGGTCTTCCCGGCTCACCTCGACTAAGTCCTGA
- a CDS encoding histidinol-phosphate transaminase, whose amino-acid sequence MLPFLRSDLAQFQAYAPHPGGEGDAAPAVSSFDRLDTNESPYQLPEELKQKLTWTYQHLIETNRYPDGGHHELKQAIAGYVNESAGLVADSGFTPAQISVGNGSDELIRSLLIATCLRGEGSILVAEPTFSMYGILAETLGVPVVRVGRSETDFALDRGAATRAMQQTQQPPIRTVFVVHPNSPTANTLQAAELDWLRALPEQVLVVIDEAYFEFSGTTIVAEVLQRPNWVVLRTFSKAFRLAAHRVGYAIAHPELTAALEKIRLPYNLPSMTQVAALLALNHRQQLLTAIPLIRRERDQLLEHLAQELGLQVWPSQANFIFVRPRLTVPDPGRSTALSQAIRDQLKARGTLVRQISGGLRITIGSPEENQRTLLHLREVLRSRL is encoded by the coding sequence ATGCTGCCTTTCCTGAGATCGGACCTGGCCCAGTTTCAAGCCTATGCCCCCCATCCGGGTGGCGAGGGGGATGCGGCCCCGGCGGTTTCGTCTTTCGATCGTCTCGATACCAACGAAAGTCCCTATCAACTGCCAGAAGAGTTGAAGCAAAAGTTGACCTGGACGTATCAGCATCTGATTGAGACGAACCGCTATCCAGATGGGGGCCATCACGAGCTGAAGCAGGCGATCGCTGGCTATGTGAATGAGTCAGCCGGGTTAGTTGCTGATTCTGGGTTCACGCCAGCCCAGATTTCGGTGGGCAATGGTTCGGATGAGCTGATTCGCTCGTTGCTCATCGCGACCTGTCTGCGGGGAGAGGGATCGATCCTGGTGGCAGAGCCCACCTTTTCTATGTATGGGATTCTGGCGGAAACCTTAGGCGTGCCGGTGGTCCGGGTGGGGCGATCGGAAACCGATTTCGCCCTTGATCGAGGGGCTGCCACCAGGGCAATGCAGCAGACCCAGCAGCCTCCGATTCGAACGGTGTTTGTGGTCCATCCCAATTCCCCAACGGCTAATACGTTGCAGGCTGCAGAATTGGACTGGCTGCGGGCTCTGCCAGAACAGGTGTTAGTGGTGATTGACGAGGCGTATTTTGAGTTTAGTGGTACAACGATCGTGGCTGAAGTGCTGCAACGGCCCAACTGGGTTGTGCTGCGGACATTTTCCAAGGCCTTTCGACTGGCGGCCCATCGCGTCGGCTATGCGATCGCCCATCCGGAACTGACGGCAGCCCTGGAGAAAATCCGCCTGCCGTACAATCTGCCCAGTATGACTCAGGTGGCGGCCCTGCTGGCTCTGAACCATCGGCAGCAGCTCCTGACCGCCATTCCCCTGATTCGCAGGGAACGGGATCAGCTTCTGGAGCATCTGGCCCAGGAGCTAGGGCTGCAGGTGTGGCCCAGTCAGGCCAACTTCATTTTTGTCCGGCCCCGGTTGACGGTTCCCGATCCGGGTCGGAGCACAGCCCTGAGCCAGGCTATCCGCGACCAGTTGAAGGCCAGGGGAACATTGGTGCGGCAGATTAGCGGGGGGCTGCGGATTACGATCGGTTCTCCAGAGGAAAATCAACGAACCCTGCTTCACCTGCGGGAAGTGCTCAGGAGCCGCCTTTAA
- the asnS gene encoding asparagine--tRNA ligase, whose amino-acid sequence MATQRIIDLLRTGQPGESVQIQGWIRTRRDLKGFSFIEVNDGSAMASLQVVIEQELPGYANLVRQLNTGSSISVTGELVPSPGKGQRIEVKAQAITVYGDADPEAYPLQKKRHSFEFLRTIGHLRARTNTFGAVFRVRNACSAAIHQFFQERGFLWVHTPIITASDCEGAGEMFNVTSLNLKQVPLTATKDVDYGQDFFGRPAYLTVSGQLEAEIMAMAFSNVYTFGPTFRAENSNTSRHLAEFWMVEPEMAFCDLAGDMDLAEAFLKHVFKSVLEQCPEDMEFFNARIDNSVLATAENIINNQFERLTYTEAIAQLEKADRPFEFPVTWGVDLQSEHERYLAEELFKKPVIVTDYPTQIKAFYMRLNEDEKTVRAMDILAPKIGEIIGGSQREERLDVLEQRIQAQGLELENYWWYLDLRRYGTVPHAGFGLGFERLVQFMTGMSNIRDVIPFPRTPLSAEF is encoded by the coding sequence ATGGCGACACAACGCATCATCGATTTACTTCGAACCGGGCAACCTGGAGAATCGGTCCAAATTCAGGGCTGGATTCGGACCCGACGCGATTTGAAGGGGTTTTCCTTCATTGAGGTAAATGATGGCTCAGCCATGGCCAGTCTGCAGGTTGTGATCGAGCAAGAGTTACCCGGATATGCCAACCTGGTGCGTCAGTTAAATACGGGCAGTTCCATCTCCGTGACGGGAGAACTGGTCCCCTCCCCTGGAAAAGGGCAACGGATTGAAGTCAAAGCCCAGGCTATCACCGTCTATGGCGATGCCGATCCAGAAGCCTATCCTCTGCAAAAAAAACGCCATTCCTTTGAATTTCTCCGTACGATCGGCCATTTACGAGCCCGCACCAACACCTTTGGCGCAGTGTTTCGCGTCCGAAATGCCTGCTCTGCAGCCATTCACCAGTTTTTCCAGGAGCGGGGTTTTCTCTGGGTCCATACGCCCATCATCACCGCCAGCGACTGTGAGGGGGCGGGTGAGATGTTTAATGTCACTAGTCTCAACCTGAAACAGGTTCCCCTGACAGCTACCAAAGATGTGGATTACGGTCAAGACTTTTTCGGTAGACCGGCCTATTTAACGGTCAGTGGGCAACTGGAAGCAGAAATCATGGCCATGGCCTTCTCGAATGTCTATACCTTTGGCCCCACCTTTCGGGCTGAGAACTCCAATACATCCCGCCATCTGGCTGAATTCTGGATGGTGGAGCCCGAAATGGCTTTCTGTGACCTGGCCGGGGATATGGACCTGGCTGAAGCTTTCCTCAAGCATGTATTCAAATCCGTGCTAGAGCAGTGCCCGGAAGACATGGAATTCTTTAATGCCCGAATTGATAATTCAGTACTTGCCACAGCAGAAAACATCATTAACAATCAGTTTGAGCGACTGACCTACACAGAGGCGATCGCTCAACTGGAAAAGGCCGATCGTCCCTTTGAATTTCCGGTCACCTGGGGAGTCGATTTACAATCAGAGCATGAGCGCTACCTGGCTGAGGAATTGTTTAAGAAGCCCGTGATCGTGACAGATTATCCCACCCAAATCAAGGCTTTTTATATGCGCCTGAATGAGGATGAAAAAACGGTTCGAGCGATGGACATCCTGGCTCCCAAGATTGGGGAGATCATTGGGGGATCTCAGCGGGAAGAACGGCTCGATGTCCTGGAACAGCGGATTCAAGCCCAGGGTCTGGAGCTGGAAAATTACTGGTGGTACCTGGATCTGCGTCGTTATGGAACGGTTCCCCATGCAGGTTTCGGTCTGGGGTTTGAACGGCTGGTCCAATTTATGACCGGCATGAGTAATATTCGGGATGTGATTCCCTTTCCCCGAACACCTTTGAGTGCAGAATTCTGA